In the Diprion similis isolate iyDipSimi1 chromosome 2, iyDipSimi1.1, whole genome shotgun sequence genome, one interval contains:
- the LOC124413575 gene encoding DNA-dependent metalloprotease dvc-1-like isoform X3, translated as MEHQQILGLSKNAIFDEEVFGFSREDLADAVSWVDPRFHLVDPLPDIEDLLQQFDQAAFGGEILKRETGRRRVKIVWGRRMYTNAGVTDLQTRNGTIVIRLSIPILQGGDRGNIVRILLQEMIHAYHYHKGMVDPADDYGEEFLQEKQRLEKLAGIDEIFVPDAEAHVWECSSKACRDTPPFYYGMYRTWRDRGPDIGGAKRQIHTEVCGGTWRKIRWPVGFKPRRGRRN; from the exons ATGGAGCATCAGCAGATCTTGGGTTTGAGCAAGAATGCCATCTTCGACGAGGAG GTATTCGGATTTAGCCGGGAGGATCTGGCCGACGCGGTCTCCTGGGTCGATCCGCGATTCCACCTGGTGGATCCGTTGCCAGACATCGAGGATCTTCTGCAGCAGTTCGATCAGGCCGCTTTCGGCGGAGAGATATTAAAACGCGAAACCGGCCGCAGACGTGTGAAGATTGTGTGGGGACGGCGTATGTACAC GAACGCGGGGGTAACGGACTTGCAGACGCGGAATGGCACAATCGTGATAAGATTGTCGATTCCTATTCTTCAGGGCGGAGACCGCGGGAACATCGTCCGGATCCTCCTC CAGGAGATGATACACGCGTATCACTACCACAAGGGGATGGTGGACCCTGCAGATGACTACGGCGAGGAATTCCTGCAGGAGAAGCAGCGGCTTGAGAAGCTCGCCGGTATTGACGAGATATTC GTGCCGGACGCGGAAGCGCATGTATGGGAGTGCTCCTCAAAAGCATGCCGGGACACTCCACCGTTTTACTACGGCATGTACCGCACGTGGCGCGACCGTGGGCCGGACATCGGGGGCGCCAAGAGGCAGATTCACACGGAGGTCTGCGGTGGGACGTGGAGGAAGATTCGATGGCCTGTTGGGTTCAAGCCGAGAAGAGGGCGTCGGAACTGA
- the LOC124413575 gene encoding DNA-dependent metalloprotease dvc-1-like isoform X2 → MEHQQILGLSKNAIFDEEVFGFSREDLADAVSWVDPRFHLVDPLPDIEDLLQQFDQAAFGGEILKRETGRRRVKIVWGRRMYTNAGVTDLQTRNGTIVIRLSIPILQGGDRGNIVRILLEMIHAYHYHKGMVDPADDYGEEFLQEKQRLEKLAGIDEIFVEHKHVAQVPDAEAHVWECSSKACRDTPPFYYGMYRTWRDRGPDIGGAKRQIHTEVCGGTWRKIRWPVGFKPRRGRRN, encoded by the exons ATGGAGCATCAGCAGATCTTGGGTTTGAGCAAGAATGCCATCTTCGACGAGGAG GTATTCGGATTTAGCCGGGAGGATCTGGCCGACGCGGTCTCCTGGGTCGATCCGCGATTCCACCTGGTGGATCCGTTGCCAGACATCGAGGATCTTCTGCAGCAGTTCGATCAGGCCGCTTTCGGCGGAGAGATATTAAAACGCGAAACCGGCCGCAGACGTGTGAAGATTGTGTGGGGACGGCGTATGTACAC GAACGCGGGGGTAACGGACTTGCAGACGCGGAATGGCACAATCGTGATAAGATTGTCGATTCCTATTCTTCAGGGCGGAGACCGCGGGAACATCGTCCGGATCCTCCTC GAGATGATACACGCGTATCACTACCACAAGGGGATGGTGGACCCTGCAGATGACTACGGCGAGGAATTCCTGCAGGAGAAGCAGCGGCTTGAGAAGCTCGCCGGTATTGACGAGATATTC GTAGAACATAAACATGTCGCGCAGGTGCCGGACGCGGAAGCGCATGTATGGGAGTGCTCCTCAAAAGCATGCCGGGACACTCCACCGTTTTACTACGGCATGTACCGCACGTGGCGCGACCGTGGGCCGGACATCGGGGGCGCCAAGAGGCAGATTCACACGGAGGTCTGCGGTGGGACGTGGAGGAAGATTCGATGGCCTGTTGGGTTCAAGCCGAGAAGAGGGCGTCGGAACTGA
- the LOC124413575 gene encoding DNA-dependent metalloprotease dvc-1-like isoform X1: MEHQQILGLSKNAIFDEEVFGFSREDLADAVSWVDPRFHLVDPLPDIEDLLQQFDQAAFGGEILKRETGRRRVKIVWGRRMYTNAGVTDLQTRNGTIVIRLSIPILQGGDRGNIVRILLQEMIHAYHYHKGMVDPADDYGEEFLQEKQRLEKLAGIDEIFVEHKHVAQVPDAEAHVWECSSKACRDTPPFYYGMYRTWRDRGPDIGGAKRQIHTEVCGGTWRKIRWPVGFKPRRGRRN; encoded by the exons ATGGAGCATCAGCAGATCTTGGGTTTGAGCAAGAATGCCATCTTCGACGAGGAG GTATTCGGATTTAGCCGGGAGGATCTGGCCGACGCGGTCTCCTGGGTCGATCCGCGATTCCACCTGGTGGATCCGTTGCCAGACATCGAGGATCTTCTGCAGCAGTTCGATCAGGCCGCTTTCGGCGGAGAGATATTAAAACGCGAAACCGGCCGCAGACGTGTGAAGATTGTGTGGGGACGGCGTATGTACAC GAACGCGGGGGTAACGGACTTGCAGACGCGGAATGGCACAATCGTGATAAGATTGTCGATTCCTATTCTTCAGGGCGGAGACCGCGGGAACATCGTCCGGATCCTCCTC CAGGAGATGATACACGCGTATCACTACCACAAGGGGATGGTGGACCCTGCAGATGACTACGGCGAGGAATTCCTGCAGGAGAAGCAGCGGCTTGAGAAGCTCGCCGGTATTGACGAGATATTC GTAGAACATAAACATGTCGCGCAGGTGCCGGACGCGGAAGCGCATGTATGGGAGTGCTCCTCAAAAGCATGCCGGGACACTCCACCGTTTTACTACGGCATGTACCGCACGTGGCGCGACCGTGGGCCGGACATCGGGGGCGCCAAGAGGCAGATTCACACGGAGGTCTGCGGTGGGACGTGGAGGAAGATTCGATGGCCTGTTGGGTTCAAGCCGAGAAGAGGGCGTCGGAACTGA